In Bacteroidia bacterium, one genomic interval encodes:
- the rpsS gene encoding 30S ribosomal protein S19, with protein sequence MSRSLKKGPFIDAKLEGKVASMSEGKKKTVIKTWSRRSLISPDFVGHTFAVHNGNKFIPVYVTENMVGHKLGEFAPTRTFRGHAGNKDKK encoded by the coding sequence ATGAGTCGTTCACTAAAAAAAGGCCCTTTCATTGATGCTAAACTAGAAGGAAAAGTTGCGTCAATGAGTGAGGGTAAAAAGAAGACGGTAATCAAAACATGGAGCAGACGCTCTTTGATATCACCCGATTTTGTTGGACATACATTTGCAGTTCACAATGGTAATAAGTTTATCCCTGTATATGTAACAGAAAATATGGTTGGACACAAATTAGGCGAATTTGCACCAACCCGTACTTTCAGAGGACATGCTGGTAATAAAGATAAGAAATAA
- the rplB gene encoding 50S ribosomal protein L2, protein MAIKKFNPITPGQRFLIAPDHSNITTNEPEKALTERINRKGGRNNTGKMTMRYIGGGHRKIYRIIDFKRNKDGVPGKVATIEYDPNRTARIALVHYADGEKRYILAPTGLTVGQTILSGDKASPEVGNAMMLKDMPLGTIVHNIELRPGQGGKMARSAGSYAQLTARDGKYAILKMPSGETRMVLSTCVATIGSVSNSDHNKESAGKAGRNRWKGRRPRVRGVAMNPVDHPMGGGEGRASGGHPRSRKGLLAKGKKTRKLKNQSNKHIIERRKK, encoded by the coding sequence ATGGCAATCAAGAAATTTAATCCCATTACACCAGGTCAGCGCTTTTTAATTGCGCCAGATCATTCTAATATTACAACAAACGAACCTGAAAAGGCCTTAACAGAGCGTATCAATCGCAAAGGTGGAAGAAATAATACAGGTAAAATGACCATGCGCTATATTGGCGGAGGTCATCGTAAGATATATAGAATTATTGACTTTAAGCGCAATAAAGATGGTGTTCCGGGCAAAGTGGCAACTATTGAGTACGATCCTAACCGTACGGCACGTATTGCATTAGTTCATTATGCCGATGGTGAAAAGAGATATATACTTGCTCCAACAGGCTTAACAGTTGGTCAAACTATTCTTTCCGGAGATAAAGCATCACCTGAAGTGGGTAACGCTATGATGTTGAAAGACATGCCATTAGGTACAATTGTACATAACATTGAATTACGTCCCGGTCAGGGTGGAAAAATGGCAAGAAGTGCCGGTTCGTATGCGCAATTAACAGCTCGCGATGGAAAATATGCTATTTTAAAAATGCCTTCCGGTGAAACAAGAATGGTGCTTTCGACATGTGTAGCAACTATTGGTTCTGTATCAAATTCAGACCATAATAAAGAAAGTGCCGGAAAAGCAGGCCGCAACCGCTGGAAAGGCAGAAGACCAAGAGTTCGTGGTGTGGCAATGAACCCTGTTGATCACCCAATGGGTGGTGGCGAAGGTCGTGCGTCAGGAGGTCATCCGCGTTCGCGCAAAGGTTTGTTAGCTAAAGGTAAGAAAACCCGTAAGCTGAAAAATCAAAGCAATAAACATATCATAGAAAGAAGAAAGAAATAA
- the rplF gene encoding 50S ribosomal protein L6 codes for MSRIGKLPVSVPSGVQVNVQGNTVSVKGPKGTLSQTIADGITLEMEENKVVVKRSTEQKRHKSLHGLYRALLANMIKGVSQGYKIEQELVGVGYRASNQGQMLDLVLGHSHHVVFELPTEVKVSTKTERGSNPTIILESHDKQLIGQVAAKIRSLRKPEPYKGKGIKFVGEVLRRKAGKSAAKK; via the coding sequence ATGTCACGAATAGGGAAATTACCGGTTTCAGTACCATCAGGTGTTCAGGTTAATGTGCAGGGAAATACAGTTTCTGTAAAAGGCCCAAAAGGCACATTATCTCAAACTATTGCCGATGGTATTACCTTAGAAATGGAAGAAAATAAAGTTGTTGTTAAACGCAGCACTGAGCAAAAACGACACAAGTCATTACATGGCTTGTACCGTGCATTGCTTGCCAACATGATTAAAGGAGTATCACAAGGCTACAAGATAGAGCAGGAATTAGTGGGTGTAGGATATCGTGCCAGCAATCAGGGGCAGATGCTTGACTTAGTACTGGGTCATTCTCACCATGTGGTTTTTGAATTGCCCACAGAAGTTAAAGTAAGCACAAAGACAGAACGTGGTAGCAACCCAACCATCATTCTTGAAAGTCACGATAAACAACTTATCGGTCAGGTTGCCGCTAAAATAAGATCACTACGTAAGCCTGAACCATACAAAGGGAAAGGTATCAAGTTTGTAGGCGAAGTATTAAGAAGAAAAGCTGGAAAATCAGCTGCTAAAAAATAA
- the rplV gene encoding 50S ribosomal protein L22: MGARKKIAADARKEEMKTTYIARLNNCPTSPRKMRLVADMIRGKKVDLALGLLKFSKKEAAGSMYKLLLSAINNWQAKNEGVRIEEQPLIVSKVYVDSARQLKRLRPAPQGRGYRIRKRSNHITLLVDTVNKKEENTQQVTENTEA, translated from the coding sequence ATGGGAGCAAGAAAGAAAATAGCGGCAGACGCACGCAAAGAAGAAATGAAAACAACCTACATTGCCAGGTTGAATAATTGTCCTACCTCACCAAGAAAAATGCGACTGGTAGCCGACATGATCAGAGGTAAGAAAGTTGATCTCGCTTTGGGCTTGCTTAAATTCAGTAAAAAGGAAGCTGCCGGCAGTATGTATAAATTGTTGTTGTCAGCAATTAATAACTGGCAGGCAAAAAACGAAGGTGTTCGTATTGAAGAACAGCCATTAATCGTATCTAAAGTTTATGTGGACAGTGCCCGTCAGCTTAAAAGACTACGCCCGGCACCACAAGGCAGAGGTTACAGAATTCGTAAGCGTTCAAACCACATTACCTTATTAGTTGACACTGTCAATAAAAAAGAAGAAAACACACAACAAGTAACTGAAAATACAGAAGCATAA
- the rplD gene encoding 50S ribosomal protein L4 produces the protein MELEIKQRNGQATGRKVTLNSEIFDAKPNDHAIWLDVKSIMANARQGTHKSKQRNEVSGTTKKLKRQKGTGGARAGSMKSPLFVGGGRVFGPQPRDYTFKMNKKVKRLARISALSYKAKDNNITIVENVSMEAPKTSEVVNILKQLELANKKVLVVTGDTNKNLFLSSRNLQRSKVLSASEINTYDILNAQNLVLEEGALPVIEKILNK, from the coding sequence ATGGAATTAGAAATTAAACAAAGAAACGGTCAGGCTACTGGAAGAAAAGTAACGCTTAATAGCGAAATCTTTGATGCCAAACCAAATGATCATGCTATATGGCTCGATGTAAAAAGCATCATGGCTAATGCACGTCAGGGTACCCATAAATCAAAGCAACGTAACGAAGTTTCCGGTACAACTAAGAAGTTGAAACGCCAGAAGGGAACCGGAGGAGCACGTGCAGGAAGTATGAAATCGCCACTTTTCGTAGGTGGTGGACGTGTTTTCGGCCCGCAACCTCGCGATTACACCTTCAAAATGAATAAAAAAGTAAAACGTCTGGCTCGTATTTCCGCTCTTAGCTATAAAGCAAAAGATAACAACATAACCATTGTTGAGAATGTATCAATGGAAGCACCAAAAACCAGTGAAGTGGTAAATATTTTGAAGCAATTGGAACTTGCTAATAAAAAAGTTTTGGTGGTGACCGGAGATACCAATAAAAATTTATTTTTGTCCTCCCGAAATTTGCAACGCAGTAAAGTATTAAGTGCCTCAGAAATAAACACTTACGATATTCTTAATGCGCAAAACTTGGTGTTAGAAGAAGGCGCTTTGCCGGTAATTGAAAAAATATTAAACAAATGA
- the rpsC gene encoding 30S ribosomal protein S3, whose translation MGQKAHPIGNRLGIIRGWDSNWYGGKNYSDRLVEDEKIRNYLHARLAKGGVARIIIERTLKLITATVHTARPGIVIGKGGSEVDKLKEEIKKITKKEVQINIFEIKRPELDAQLVADGVAKQIEARISYRRAIKMAIASSMRMGAEGIKIMCAGRIGGAEMARTEQYKEGRIPLHTFRADIDFAIADAQTSYGKIGVKVWICKGEVFGKRDLSPNIGMNSTPKQNAGGGDRRQERERGGNDRGGRRGGRPRGDKK comes from the coding sequence ATGGGACAAAAAGCACACCCGATAGGAAATAGACTGGGAATCATCCGTGGATGGGACTCAAACTGGTATGGCGGAAAAAACTATTCTGACCGTCTGGTAGAGGACGAAAAAATCCGCAACTATCTGCATGCACGTTTGGCAAAAGGTGGAGTTGCCCGTATTATTATAGAGCGCACACTAAAACTTATTACTGCAACAGTACATACTGCACGTCCGGGTATTGTTATCGGTAAAGGAGGATCAGAGGTAGATAAGCTTAAAGAAGAAATTAAGAAGATTACCAAGAAAGAAGTGCAGATAAACATATTTGAAATTAAACGCCCTGAACTCGATGCACAGTTAGTAGCTGATGGTGTTGCCAAACAAATTGAAGCTCGTATTTCATACAGACGTGCAATTAAGATGGCAATAGCTTCAAGCATGCGTATGGGAGCAGAAGGAATAAAAATTATGTGTGCCGGCCGTATCGGTGGAGCAGAGATGGCTCGTACAGAACAATACAAAGAAGGTCGTATTCCATTGCATACTTTCCGTGCCGATATTGATTTTGCCATTGCAGACGCTCAGACATCTTATGGTAAGATTGGTGTAAAAGTTTGGATTTGCAAAGGCGAAGTATTTGGCAAAAGAGATCTTTCTCCTAATATTGGTATGAACTCAACACCAAAGCAGAATGCAGGCGGTGGCGACAGAAGACAAGAAAGAGAACGTGGTGGAAATGATCGTGGCGGCAGAAGAGGCGGACGTCCAAGAGGAGATAAGAAATAA
- the rpsN gene encoding 30S ribosomal protein S14, translating into MAKESIKARSRKREQLVAKYAAKRAALKEAGDYQALALLPRNSSPVRLHNRCMITGRPRGYMRQFGISRVLFRKMALEGKIAGVTKASW; encoded by the coding sequence ATGGCAAAAGAATCAATAAAAGCAAGAAGCAGAAAAAGAGAACAGTTAGTTGCAAAATACGCGGCAAAAAGAGCAGCATTAAAAGAAGCTGGCGATTATCAAGCCTTGGCATTGTTGCCTCGTAATTCATCACCTGTTCGTTTACATAACCGTTGTATGATTACAGGTCGTCCGAGAGGTTATATGCGTCAGTTTGGAATTTCACGCGTACTGTTTCGCAAAATGGCTTTAGAAGGAAAAATTGCCGGAGTAACAAAAGCCAGTTGGTAA
- the rplO gene encoding 50S ribosomal protein L15 — MNLSNLKPAKGSTKKSKRIGRGEGSGHGGTSTRGHKGAQSRSGYSRKFGFEGGQMPLQRRVPKSGFKNFFRVEYTGINLDVLQKLNEKFGLTEIDHSILCEKGLIAKRELVKILGRGELKVKMNVKAHAFSETAKNAIEAAGGTTTIQEK; from the coding sequence ATGAATTTAAGTAATTTAAAACCTGCCAAAGGTTCAACAAAGAAAAGTAAAAGAATCGGACGTGGTGAAGGCTCTGGTCATGGTGGAACATCTACACGTGGTCATAAAGGAGCACAGTCTCGTTCCGGATATTCACGCAAATTTGGTTTTGAAGGGGGACAAATGCCGCTTCAGAGAAGGGTTCCTAAATCAGGATTCAAAAACTTCTTCAGAGTTGAATATACAGGAATAAACCTTGATGTGTTACAAAAACTAAATGAAAAATTTGGTTTAACAGAAATTGATCATAGCATTCTTTGCGAAAAAGGATTGATAGCAAAGCGTGAGTTGGTAAAAATACTCGGACGTGGCGAATTGAAAGTAAAAATGAATGTAAAAGCACATGCATTTTCAGAGACTGCAAAAAATGCAATTGAAGCCGCTGGAGGCACAACCACCATTCAAGAAAAATAA
- the rplR gene encoding 50S ribosomal protein L18, protein MKNSKDSRRLKIRKRIRGKIKGTNEQPRLSVFRSNKQIYAQIIDDVAGQTLAAASSAENGAAKGTKVEISTSVGKMIAERATAKGITKVTFDRGGYLFHGRVKALADGAREGGLKF, encoded by the coding sequence ATGAAGAATTCAAAAGATTCACGCAGGCTTAAAATCCGCAAACGTATTCGCGGAAAAATCAAAGGTACTAATGAGCAGCCAAGATTGTCTGTTTTCAGAAGTAATAAGCAAATTTATGCACAGATAATTGATGATGTGGCAGGTCAGACATTGGCAGCAGCATCATCAGCAGAAAATGGTGCAGCAAAAGGTACTAAAGTTGAGATTTCAACTTCAGTAGGTAAAATGATTGCCGAAAGAGCAACAGCCAAAGGCATTACTAAAGTAACATTCGACAGAGGTGGATATTTGTTTCATGGCCGTGTAAAAGCATTGGCTGATGGTGCAAGAGAAGGTGGATTAAAATTCTAA
- the rplW gene encoding 50S ribosomal protein L23, translating into MSILKKPVITEKMTQKSEKLGQYAFIVDKNANKIEIKAAIEKLYNVNVVSVNTVNNAVKSKTRFTKAGILQGKKGGQKKAYITVAKGETIDFYASI; encoded by the coding sequence ATGAGCATCTTAAAGAAGCCAGTTATTACTGAAAAAATGACGCAGAAGTCCGAAAAACTCGGGCAATATGCGTTTATCGTAGATAAAAACGCAAACAAAATTGAAATCAAAGCTGCCATTGAGAAGCTTTACAATGTCAATGTTGTGAGTGTAAATACAGTGAATAATGCTGTAAAATCAAAAACCCGTTTTACCAAAGCTGGTATTCTGCAAGGTAAAAAAGGTGGTCAAAAGAAAGCTTACATTACCGTAGCTAAGGGCGAAACAATTGATTTTTACGCAAGCATCTAA
- the rplP gene encoding 50S ribosomal protein L16 — protein sequence MLQPKKTKFRKQQKMRNRGNATRGSQIAFGSFGIKSLENAQLTSRQIEAARVALTRFMKREGQTWIRIFPDKPVTRKPAEVRMGKGKGAPEYWIAQVKPGTMLFEADGVPVETAKEAMRLAAQKLPVITKFVIRRDYSAA from the coding sequence ATGTTACAACCGAAAAAGACAAAATTCAGAAAGCAGCAGAAGATGCGCAACCGTGGTAATGCTACCCGCGGCTCGCAGATTGCCTTCGGATCATTTGGAATCAAATCGCTGGAGAATGCACAGCTAACATCACGTCAGATAGAAGCAGCCCGTGTTGCTCTTACCCGTTTTATGAAACGCGAAGGTCAAACCTGGATACGAATTTTCCCGGATAAGCCTGTTACGCGTAAGCCTGCAGAGGTTCGTATGGGTAAAGGTAAAGGAGCACCCGAATATTGGATTGCCCAAGTAAAACCGGGAACTATGCTTTTTGAAGCAGATGGTGTGCCAGTAGAAACAGCAAAAGAAGCAATGCGTCTGGCAGCACAAAAATTACCTGTTATAACCAAGTTTGTTATTCGCAGAGATTATTCAGCTGCCTAA
- the rplN gene encoding 50S ribosomal protein L14, with protein MIQSESRLTVADNSGAKEVLCIRVLGGTRKRYASLGDKIVVTVKNALPAGNIKKGAVSKAVVVRVSKEVRRSDGSYIRFDDNAVVLLNQADELRGTRIFGPVARELREKQFMKIVSLAPEVI; from the coding sequence ATGATACAGTCAGAATCAAGATTAACAGTAGCAGATAACAGCGGAGCAAAAGAAGTTTTGTGTATCCGTGTGTTAGGCGGTACACGCAAAAGATATGCTTCTTTGGGAGATAAAATTGTGGTAACCGTAAAGAATGCTTTACCTGCAGGAAATATTAAAAAAGGTGCTGTAAGCAAAGCGGTGGTTGTGAGAGTAAGTAAAGAAGTAAGACGTAGTGACGGTTCTTATATCCGTTTCGATGATAATGCAGTAGTATTACTCAATCAGGCAGACGAACTTAGAGGTACACGTATTTTCGGACCTGTAGCTCGTGAATTGCGCGAAAAACAGTTTATGAAAATTGTTTCATTGGCACCTGAAGTAATTTAA
- the rpmC gene encoding 50S ribosomal protein L29 codes for MKQSIVKDLTTEEVKSRIKEEVENLQKHKMQHAVSPMDNPIQIRSTRKLIARLKTELNKRMSQTSK; via the coding sequence ATGAAACAGTCAATAGTAAAAGATTTAACAACAGAAGAAGTAAAATCACGCATAAAGGAAGAAGTGGAAAATTTACAGAAGCATAAAATGCAGCATGCCGTTTCTCCAATGGATAATCCGATACAAATACGCAGCACACGCAAACTTATTGCAAGGCTGAAAACTGAGTTAAACAAAAGAATGTCACAAACATCAAAATAA
- the rplE gene encoding 50S ribosomal protein L5: MSYTPRLKGKYKKEIISSLKNHFQYKSIMQVPRLAKICLSQGIGDAVSDKKIVDACVAEMTAIAGQKAVATYAKKDISNFKVRKGVPIGVRVTLRDEQMYEFLDRLVSVSLPRIRDFRGINSKGFDGKGNYTLGITEHIIFPEINIDKVSKIRGMDITFVTTAKTDNEAMQLLKEFGLPFRTTGSN, from the coding sequence ATGAGTTACACACCACGCCTAAAAGGCAAATATAAAAAGGAGATTATCTCTTCGCTGAAAAATCACTTTCAGTATAAGAGTATCATGCAAGTACCTAGATTAGCAAAAATATGCCTGAGCCAGGGAATTGGCGATGCTGTTAGCGATAAGAAAATTGTTGATGCCTGTGTTGCAGAAATGACAGCCATTGCCGGACAGAAGGCCGTAGCAACTTATGCCAAGAAAGACATTTCTAACTTTAAAGTAAGAAAAGGAGTTCCTATTGGCGTGAGAGTGACTTTACGTGATGAGCAGATGTATGAATTCCTTGATCGTTTGGTTTCCGTATCCCTGCCACGTATCCGTGACTTCAGAGGAATTAACAGCAAAGGTTTTGATGGTAAAGGAAATTATACACTTGGTATTACCGAGCATATCATTTTCCCAGAAATCAACATAGACAAAGTAAGTAAGATTCGTGGAATGGATATCACATTCGTAACTACCGCTAAAACAGACAATGAAGCAATGCAGTTACTTAAAGAATTCGGACTACCATTCAGAACAACCGGTTCTAACTAA
- the rpsH gene encoding 30S ribosomal protein S8, with amino-acid sequence MTDPISDYLTRLRNAVKANHRIVEVPASNTKKEITKILFDKGYIANYKFEETENKQGNIKVALKYNPVTKMPAITRLKRVSRPGLRKYVSHDRLPRIINGLGVAIISTSKGIMTDKEARQLHVGGEVLCYIY; translated from the coding sequence ATGACCGATCCGATATCAGATTATTTGACACGTTTGCGCAATGCCGTAAAGGCCAATCACCGCATCGTAGAAGTACCTGCATCAAATACTAAAAAGGAAATTACCAAAATACTTTTTGACAAAGGGTATATTGCAAATTATAAGTTTGAAGAAACTGAAAATAAGCAGGGAAATATTAAAGTAGCTTTAAAATACAATCCGGTAACCAAAATGCCGGCAATTACCCGCCTTAAGCGTGTTAGCCGCCCGGGTTTAAGAAAGTATGTTAGCCATGATCGTTTGCCAAGAATTATCAATGGACTTGGTGTAGCAATCATCTCTACAAGCAAGGGAATAATGACTGACAAAGAAGCACGTCAGCTTCATGTTGGTGGTGAGGTTTTATGTTATATTTATTAA
- the rpsE gene encoding 30S ribosomal protein S5, whose protein sequence is MATANKRVKPGEIELKDRLVAVNRVTKVTKGGRTFSFAAIVVVGDEKGVVGYGLGKAKEVTDAITKAIDDAKKNLVKVTVHKTTVPHEQDAAFGGAKVFLKPAAPGTGVIAGGAMRAVLESVGIHDVLAKSKGSSNPHNVVKATITALAMMRDAVTVANQRGVDLNKVFNG, encoded by the coding sequence ATAGCAACAGCAAATAAAAGAGTTAAACCGGGCGAAATCGAATTAAAAGACAGGCTCGTGGCAGTCAACAGAGTAACTAAGGTTACTAAAGGGGGAAGAACATTTTCTTTTGCAGCCATTGTTGTGGTTGGAGATGAGAAAGGTGTTGTAGGTTATGGTCTGGGAAAAGCAAAAGAAGTTACTGATGCAATAACCAAGGCTATTGATGATGCTAAGAAAAACTTAGTGAAGGTAACAGTACATAAAACCACTGTTCCTCATGAGCAAGATGCAGCTTTCGGTGGTGCAAAAGTGTTTTTAAAACCAGCTGCTCCCGGTACCGGTGTAATTGCAGGTGGTGCCATGCGTGCAGTACTCGAAAGTGTGGGCATTCATGACGTATTAGCTAAGTCAAAAGGATCTTCTAATCCTCACAACGTGGTTAAAGCAACCATAACGGCTTTAGCTATGATGCGTGATGCTGTAACAGTTGCCAACCAACGTGGCGTAGATTTAAACAAGGTATTTAACGGGTAA
- the rpsQ gene encoding 30S ribosomal protein S17 — protein sequence MSTERALRKTKIGVVTSIKMQKTVVVAEEKKFKHPMYGKFINKTKKFHVHDEANACGSGDRVLIMETRPVSKTKRWRLVEILEKAK from the coding sequence ATGAGTACTGAAAGAGCATTACGCAAAACAAAAATAGGTGTGGTTACCAGCATTAAAATGCAAAAGACTGTTGTTGTGGCTGAAGAAAAGAAGTTTAAACATCCGATGTACGGTAAGTTTATCAATAAGACAAAAAAGTTTCACGTACATGATGAAGCTAATGCATGTGGTAGTGGCGACCGTGTTTTGATTATGGAAACCAGACCCGTTAGCAAAACAAAACGCTGGAGATTAGTTGAAATTCTTGAAAAAGCAAAATAA
- the rplX gene encoding 50S ribosomal protein L24, protein MSKLKIKKGDIVKVIAGESKGKQGRVLEVFPETNRASVENVNIVSKHTRPNAQNTQGGIVKKEAPVNVSNLMLIDPKSGKPSRVGRKTEEGKLVRYAKKSGEVIK, encoded by the coding sequence ATGTCAAAACTAAAGATAAAAAAAGGCGACATCGTTAAGGTTATTGCCGGTGAGTCAAAAGGAAAACAAGGCCGTGTGCTGGAAGTGTTCCCTGAAACAAACAGAGCCAGTGTTGAGAATGTAAATATCGTTTCTAAACATACACGCCCAAATGCACAAAATACTCAAGGTGGCATTGTAAAGAAAGAAGCTCCGGTTAATGTTTCAAACCTGATGCTTATAGATCCTAAATCAGGAAAGCCATCACGTGTTGGTCGTAAAACAGAAGAAGGTAAATTAGTACGTTACGCAAAAAAATCAGGGGAGGTAATAAAATAA
- the secY gene encoding preprotein translocase subunit SecY has protein sequence MKELIQTLRNIFKIEELRTKLLNTLFFIAIYRLASHIVLPGVDPQQLGNLKDQASQGIFGLLDMFAGGAFSQASIVALGIMPYISASIVVQILGIAVPYFQKMQKEGESGRNRLNQITRWLTVLVVAGQAPGYLVNLRAQAQSAIVAYANPDALSPTLWWITSIIILIAGTLFVMWLGERIQEKGIGNGISLLIMVGIIARLPFALRDEFLSRLNQTGGGLIMFLVELVALFAVVVISIMLVQGTRKIPVQFAKKIIGNRQYGGVRQYIPLKVNAAGVMPIIFAQAIMFIPATVAQFFPDSSSMQGIAHSLTDFHSLWYNVTFAILIILFTYFYTAITVNPNQMADDMKKNGGFIPGIKPGKQTASFIDDVMSKITLPGSIFLAIVAILPAFAKILGTSTNFAQFYGGTSLLILVGVILDTLQQIESHLLMRHYDGLMKSGRIKGRTSISAPV, from the coding sequence ATGAAAGAACTGATTCAAACATTAAGGAACATATTCAAGATTGAAGAGCTTAGAACTAAGCTCCTCAATACCTTGTTTTTTATTGCCATTTACCGCCTTGCTTCCCATATTGTGCTGCCTGGCGTAGATCCTCAACAACTTGGTAATTTAAAGGACCAGGCATCGCAGGGTATATTTGGTTTATTGGATATGTTTGCCGGAGGTGCTTTCTCACAGGCATCAATTGTGGCACTTGGCATTATGCCTTATATCTCAGCCTCTATTGTTGTACAGATATTAGGAATAGCAGTTCCTTACTTTCAGAAAATGCAGAAAGAAGGTGAGAGTGGACGTAATCGTTTGAATCAAATTACACGCTGGCTGACAGTTTTAGTGGTGGCGGGTCAGGCTCCCGGCTATTTAGTTAACCTAAGAGCACAGGCACAATCTGCCATCGTTGCCTATGCAAATCCCGATGCACTTTCTCCAACATTATGGTGGATTACCTCTATCATCATTCTCATAGCCGGTACTTTATTTGTGATGTGGCTTGGAGAACGTATTCAGGAAAAAGGAATCGGAAATGGTATATCATTACTTATCATGGTTGGTATTATTGCCCGATTGCCATTTGCCTTACGTGATGAATTTTTATCACGACTCAACCAAACCGGTGGCGGATTAATCATGTTCCTGGTCGAATTGGTAGCTTTATTTGCTGTCGTAGTGATAAGTATTATGTTGGTACAGGGAACTCGTAAAATACCTGTTCAGTTTGCTAAAAAAATAATCGGTAACAGACAATACGGTGGCGTACGTCAGTATATTCCATTAAAAGTAAATGCTGCCGGTGTAATGCCTATCATTTTTGCACAAGCAATTATGTTTATTCCTGCAACAGTGGCACAATTTTTCCCGGATTCATCTTCAATGCAAGGTATTGCACACTCTTTAACAGACTTCCATTCATTGTGGTACAATGTGACATTTGCCATTTTGATAATTTTATTTACCTACTTCTACACAGCTATCACAGTTAACCCCAATCAGATGGCTGATGATATGAAAAAGAATGGTGGATTTATTCCCGGAATTAAGCCCGGGAAACAAACAGCATCATTTATAGATGATGTGATGTCGAAAATCACTTTGCCGGGTTCTATATTTCTGGCAATTGTTGCCATCCTACCTGCATTTGCGAAAATATTAGGTACCAGTACCAATTTTGCACAGTTTTATGGTGGCACTTCATTGTTAATTCTTGTTGGTGTAATACTTGATACCTTACAGCAGATAGAAAGTCATTTGTTGATGAGACATTACGATGGATTAATGAAATCAGGACGTATTAAAGGACGCACATCCATTAGTGCACCTGTTTAA
- the rpmD gene encoding 50S ribosomal protein L30, with the protein MGKVIIKQVKSGIDRDKNQKLTLKALGLRKVYQSVEKENTDQIKGMIEKVRHLVEVTEIK; encoded by the coding sequence ATGGGAAAAGTAATTATCAAACAAGTAAAAAGCGGAATTGATCGCGATAAAAATCAGAAGCTAACGCTAAAAGCATTAGGTTTAAGAAAAGTATATCAGTCTGTAGAAAAGGAAAACACTGATCAGATAAAAGGAATGATTGAAAAAGTTAGACATCTGGTTGAGGTAACAGAAATCAAATAA